A stretch of DNA from Halioglobus japonicus:
CAGGCCGCGAGGATTGCCGATGGCGGCTACTTCCTCACCAATGCGGACGTTGTCATGGGCGCGGGCGTACTGCACGTAACTGGGAAGGGTTTGTGCGGTCTGTAACACGCAGCGGTCGCCGGCCGTGTCTACAGCAACGAGGCTGGCAGACAGTTCGGTGCCAATTCTTCGCAGCTTGATTTGCCGCGGGTTACTCAACAGATGGCAGTTGGTGACCAGGGTGCGCGGTGATACAGCAATCGCCGTGCCGGTGGAGCGACCGGCGCTACCGCGAGAGTCCACGGTCCAGACCGATTGGCTGTTGTTTTCAAACACGGTAGTCCAGGGCTGGGCGTAGGGAATACTCTGCAAGCGGCAGATATCTGCCTGCAGCGGGCGCCAGCTACCCGCAACCGCCGGCTGTGTCGGTCCGGCGCTGTTGAACGTGGCGGCCGGGCGGGCGTTACTGGCGGCGACGTGTGGTGCCCGGAAATTCAGGGCGGCGACAAACGTCAGACCCTTGGCAGCATCGCGGCGTGCTTCATCGACAATCTGTTTCTGGGCAGCACTCATCCTAGGCAGTCGGGCTTCAACAAACGCTTTGCGCCGCGACTCGTAGCTGTAGTGCGGGCTGGTGAAATTATCGGCACTACAGGACGCCCACTCCTTTCCTTTGGCTAACGCCATGCCGTCGCGCCAGTGGTAGTAGGCGGTGTTCCAGTTTTCCATCGCGGGCGCCAGACCAAACTCCAGATAGGCGAGGCCAAGGTGGGCTTCGCAGCGGTCAAGGCTCGACCAGCCCGCCGGCGATGCGAGTATGGCGCTGAAGCGTTTGTGTGCGTCTGTGTACAAGCTGCGCGCCGTCAGCGCTCGGGCATAGTTGATTTCCAGCGCCCGGGCGCCATTGTTCACCGCCAGGCCGAGATAGTTGAAAGCCTTGGTGGGATCACGCGGCACGGCTGCGGAGCCTTCAGAGTAAGCGCGGTACAGGTAGGTGCCCGCCTGGCCCAGGCGTTGGCTGTCGGTGCCGGTCAGTGCATACTGTTCCAGTATGTTCACCAGTTCGGCCTCCTGGCCGATGATGTCGTAGTAATCCACCAGCGTCGCCAGTGCCTGGGTGTCGCCGCGGTCTAGGGCTTGTTGGCAGTTGCGCAGTTCGCGCTGGCGCAGATTGGCCAGCTCCCCGGCCGATAGTGATCGCTGGTAACGGGTTTTACCGCGGGCGTCTTTGCCCTGGCTGTTCACGATCGAGCCTGGGCACCAGCCGCTGTCGAGATTGCGCAGCGCACTAGAACCCGTGTGGTCTACCGTGGTTGACGAAGAGCAGGCCTGTAGTGTGGCGATCCCGAGCGCCAGGCCCGTCGCGCGAAGCCATGGGCGAATGCGCTTTAGGTTGCGTCGAGTCATTCAGTCATCCAGCGAGCATGCGCAAATGCGACTGATATGGCTGTAGGGGAGTTCACTTTGCGCGTGCCACTCATTGAACGCCCCCTGAATGAGTTTGAGTTCACGCTGGGTAGTGGGGTTTGGTTTGATATCGAGTCCGGCGCGGCGCAGACA
This window harbors:
- a CDS encoding S1C family serine protease; the encoded protein is MTRRNLKRIRPWLRATGLALGIATLQACSSSTTVDHTGSSALRNLDSGWCPGSIVNSQGKDARGKTRYQRSLSAGELANLRQRELRNCQQALDRGDTQALATLVDYYDIIGQEAELVNILEQYALTGTDSQRLGQAGTYLYRAYSEGSAAVPRDPTKAFNYLGLAVNNGARALEINYARALTARSLYTDAHKRFSAILASPAGWSSLDRCEAHLGLAYLEFGLAPAMENWNTAYYHWRDGMALAKGKEWASCSADNFTSPHYSYESRRKAFVEARLPRMSAAQKQIVDEARRDAAKGLTFVAALNFRAPHVAASNARPAATFNSAGPTQPAVAGSWRPLQADICRLQSIPYAQPWTTVFENNSQSVWTVDSRGSAGRSTGTAIAVSPRTLVTNCHLLSNPRQIKLRRIGTELSASLVAVDTAGDRCVLQTAQTLPSYVQYARAHDNVRIGEEVAAIGNPRGLETSLSRGIVGQKRARRGLRLIQTDAAISSGSSGGGLFDQTGNLVGITTFSVSEGQSLNFAIAIEEFCR